A single Fibrobacter sp. DNA region contains:
- the miaA gene encoding tRNA (adenosine(37)-N6)-dimethylallyltransferase MiaA, giving the protein MEKKDLIVICGPTASGKTRLGVYLASHYNGEIISADSRQVYRGMDIGTGKDLNEYFINEKKIPCHLIDIANPQSVYTLFDYQKDFYKVYREIKLRNRVPFLVGGSGLYIEAVLKNYQIPAIPENEELREKLSGLEKEELKRELEKIDPDLYSRTDLSSKKRIIRALEIACYRRENPEKDEIRPVEKINPLVICTRWDRERLRKRIDLRLELRLQEGMVDEVRRILGSGISQKRYSLFGMEYGYLARYIEGEVSYTQAVEQLKHSIHQLAKRQETWFRGMERRGIEVHWINGADQEEASEIVSRYFSPVDNPNC; this is encoded by the coding sequence ATGGAAAAAAAGGACCTGATTGTTATCTGCGGGCCAACCGCCAGCGGTAAAACACGACTCGGAGTATATCTTGCCTCACATTACAATGGAGAGATTATTTCTGCAGATTCCAGGCAGGTATACAGGGGAATGGATATAGGAACCGGCAAAGATCTCAATGAATACTTTATCAACGAAAAAAAGATTCCCTGTCATTTGATCGATATTGCAAACCCACAGTCTGTATACACCCTTTTTGATTATCAGAAGGATTTTTACAAAGTTTACAGAGAGATAAAACTCCGGAATCGTGTCCCATTTCTTGTTGGGGGCAGCGGGTTGTATATCGAGGCTGTTCTGAAAAATTATCAGATTCCCGCCATACCGGAAAATGAGGAACTCAGGGAAAAATTAAGCGGACTTGAAAAGGAGGAGCTCAAAAGGGAGTTGGAGAAGATCGATCCTGATCTTTACAGCAGAACCGATCTGAGCAGTAAAAAACGGATCATTCGGGCACTGGAGATTGCCTGCTACAGGCGTGAAAACCCTGAAAAAGATGAAATCAGACCAGTTGAGAAGATTAACCCTCTTGTAATCTGTACCCGCTGGGACAGAGAGCGGCTCAGGAAAAGAATCGACCTGAGGCTTGAATTGAGGCTTCAGGAGGGTATGGTTGATGAGGTCAGGAGAATACTTGGGTCGGGGATATCACAGAAGAGATACTCGTTATTTGGTATGGAGTATGGGTATCTTGCCAGATATATTGAAGGCGAAGTTTCCTACACTCAGGCAGTAGAGCAGTTAAAACACAGCATTCATCAACTGGCAAAGCGTCAGGAAACATGGTTCAGGGGGATGGAGCGGCGTGGAATTGAGGTACACTGGATTAACGGTGCTGATCAGGAGGAGGC